In candidate division TA06 bacterium, the DNA window TTGGCTCGACCGGGTGCAGCCAGCATCAAGATTTACGATATTGCAGGCAGACAGGTGAAGGTTCTCACCAGCGGGAAAGCAAAGGCGGGTCCACATGAGGTTACATGGGATGGAACTGATGCTGCCGGCCACAGGCTTTCCAGCGGTGTCTATTTCACCCAGATGAAATCAGGTGAGTACAGAGCCGCCAAAAAACTCCTCCTCCTTCGCTGAGAAGACCACGAACGACAAAAAAGATGTCATTGCGAGCCAAATAGGTCCAGCCCGTCGCAGGCGGGATGAGACATATTTGGTCCTCCGTCGGCACAAGCCGGCGGAGGACAATCAAAGCGATAGCGAAGCAATCTGGCACAAGCAGATCCTTCACTTTCGCTTCCCTCGACTTCTCTCGGGATTAACTCTGTGT includes these proteins:
- a CDS encoding T9SS type A sorting domain-containing protein, encoding MARPGAASIKIYDIAGRQVKVLTSGKAKAGPHEVTWDGTDAAGHRLSSGVYFTQMKSGEYRAAKKLLLLR